From Erigeron canadensis isolate Cc75 chromosome 8, C_canadensis_v1, whole genome shotgun sequence, one genomic window encodes:
- the LOC122609907 gene encoding cellulose synthase-like protein G3 isoform X1, whose protein sequence is MTSPPFHSSKQLSKTWLNRTFLVIYSAAVSVLLFRHIRNLIYSSPTFISFTLLVADFVLAFLWLTAQSFHWNPIERKVYPENLKQVIPESEYPDLDVVICTADPTKEPPVGVVNTALSVLAYDYPTDKLSVYISDDGGSDMTLYAFIECAKFAKYWIPYCKKHNIVDRAPQVYFGSDHHANYFPETDEIQAMYESMRSRVETVVQNGCVCLDQVMESEFHDAFGQWTPDFTRRHHPTVIQTILDNTVDKDIRGRAMPNLIYVSREKKLDKPHNFKAGALNVMVRVSGLMTNAPIVLVLDCDMYSNDPETPLRVLCYFLDPNVDPKLAFVQFPQRFSGINKSDIYASEFMPETQILSLGMDGLLGAQFMGTGGFFKRHVINDVGSPKQIKTKEDVLNWAHEGASCNYEENTQWGSKIGFRYGTLTEDTYTSFRLHCEGWKSVLCNPSRDAFLGGSPSNLNDALTQIKRWYMGFLEIFFNKYCPLTYGTRSMHPLQALCYTHYTLRSFWSIPVIIYAFLPQISLINSFPLFTKVTEDGYMLYAFLFLGAYCKDFLDFVVFGGGPVQRWWSVQRMWWLWGLSSYPFALLEWSLKSVGLSTFGFNVTSKVVDGDQSKRYEQGVFEFGVDSVLFFPISVASMINLISFVRGVIVVVLMNGRLEDFFVQIFVAGFGVLNSWPIYEGMFLRRDRGMMPLKVTLASTVTTIVICVASFLVF, encoded by the exons ATGACCTCTCCTCCCTTTCATTCCAGTAAACAGCTGTCCAAAACATGGCTAAACCGTACTTTCTTAGTCATCTACTCCGCCGCGGTTTCTGTTCTTCTCTTCCGTCACATCCGTAACCTTATCTACTCTAGCCCAACGTTTATATCGTTCACTCTTTTGGTAGCAGATTTTGTGTTAGCTTTCTTGTGGCTAACAGCCCAAAGTTTTCACTGGAATCCAATAGAACGCAAGGTTTATCCCGAAAACTTGAAACAAGTGATACCGGAAAGCGAGTATCCGGATTTAGATGTTGTGATATGCACGGCCGATCCAACAAAGGAGCCACCCGTCGGCGTGGTGAACACGGCCTTGTCTGTTTTGGCCTATGATTACCCAACGGATAAGCTTTCGGTGTATATTTCGGATGACGGTGGATCAGATATGACACTGTATGCGTTCATAGAGTGTGCCAAGTTTGCCAAGTATTGGATACCGTATTGCAAAAAACATAATATTGTGGACAGGGCGCCTCAAGTGTATTTTGGAAGTGATCATCATGCTAATTACTTTCCTGAAACAGATGAGATTCAG GCGATGTATGAAAGTATGAGATCAAGGGTGGAGACGGTGGTCCAAAATGGCTGCGTCTGCTTGGATCAAGTGATGGAATCGGAATTCCATGATGCTTTCGGCCAATGGACACCGGATTTCACAAGACGACATCATCCCACGGTCATCCAG ACTATATTAGACAACACTGTAGACAAAGATATCCGAGGTCGTGCCATGCCGAATCTAATTTATGTTTCTCGAGAGAAGAAACTCGATAAACCTCATAACTTTAAAGCCGGGGCCCTTAATGTCATG gTCCGCGTGTCGGGATTAATGACAAATGCACCGATAGTCCTGGTTTTAGATTGTGATATGTACTCAAACGATCCTGAAACACCTCTCCGTGTATTATGCTACTTCCTGGACCCAAATGTTGATCCGAAACTTGCATTTGTTCAATTCCCTCAAAGATTCAGTGGTATCAATAAGAGTGATATTTATGCTTCCGAATTCATGCCCGAAACACAAATTTTAAGTCTAGGCATGGATGGGTTGTTAGGCGCTCAGTTCATGGGCACTGGGGGCTTTTTCAAACGACACGTTATTAATGACGTCGGATCACCTAAGCAAATAAAGACCAAAGAGGATGTCCTTAATTGGGCCCATGAAGGAGCAAGTTGCAACTATGAGGAGAATACCCAATGGGGTTCTAAG ATTGGATTTCGATATGGGACCTTGACCGAGGATACTTACACAAGCTTTCGACTACATTGCGAAGGATGGAAATCGGTCCTCTGCAATCCAAGTCGTGATGCGTTTCTTGGAGGTTCACCCTCCAACTTGAATGATGCGCTGACCCAAATCAAAAGATGGTACATGGGATTCCTAGAAATATTCTTTAACAAATATTGCCCCCTGACATATGGCACTCGGTCGATGCATCCTCTTCAAGCTTTATGTTACACACACTACACACTCCGTTCGTTTTGGTCGATTCCGGTCATTATTTATGCATTCTTACCTCAAATCTCACTCATCAACTCCTTCCCACTTTTCACAAAG GTTACAGAGGATGGGTATATGCTGTATGCATTTCTATTTCTTGGAGCTTACTGCAaggattttcttgattttgtggTGTTTGGTGGAGGGCCCGTACAAAGGTGGTGGAGCGTCCAAAGAATGTGGTGGTTGTGGGGGCTGTCGAGCTACCCATTTGCATTGCTCGAGTGGTCCCTCAAATCGGTTGGCTTGTCGAcgtttgggttcaatgttacaaGCAAAGTGGTGGATGGAGACCAAAGCAAAAGGTACGAACAAGGAGTGTTTGAATTTGGAGTTGATTCGGTTTTATTTTTCCCAATTTCTGTAGCGTCCATGATCAACCTGATATCGTTTGTGAGAGGagttattgttgttgttcttATGAATGGGAGATTGGAGGATTTTTTCGTGCAGATTTTCGTGGCTGGTTTTGGCGTGTTAAATAGTTGGCCAATTTATGAAGGTATGTTTTTGAGGCGAGATCGTGGGATGATGCCGTTAAAGGTTACCTTAGCATCAACGGTGACTACAATCGTGATTTGCGTGGCATCCTTTCTGGTTTTCTAA
- the LOC122609907 gene encoding cellulose synthase-like protein G3 isoform X2 produces the protein MTSPPFHSSKQLSKTWLNRTFLVIYSAAVSVLLFRHIRNLIYSSPTFISFTLLVADFVLAFLWLTAQSFHWNPIERKVYPENLKQVIPESEYPDLDVVICTADPTKEPPVGVVNTALSVLAYDYPTDKLSVYISDDGGSDMTLYAFIECAKFAKYWIPYCKKHNIVDRAPQVYFGSDHHANYFPETDEIQAMYESMRSRVETVVQNGCVCLDQVMESEFHDAFGQWTPDFTRRHHPTVIQTILDNTVDKDIRGRAMPNLIYVSREKKLDKPHNFKAGALNVMVRVSGLMTNAPIVLVLDCDMYSNDPETPLRVLCYFLDPNVDPKLAFVQFPQRFSGINKSDIYASEFMPETQILSLGMDGLLGAQFMGTGGFFKRHVINDVGSPKQIKTKEDVLNWAHEGASCNYEENTQWGSKIGFRYGTLTEDTYTSFRLHCEGWKSVLCNPSRDAFLGGSPSNLNDALTQIKRWYMGFLEIFFNKYCPLTYGTRSMHPLQALCYTHYTLRSFWSIPVIIYAFLPQISLINSFPLFTKVTEDGYMLYAFLFLGAYCKDFLDFVVFGGGPVQRWWSVQRMWWLWGLSSYPFALLEWSLKSVGLSTFGFNVTSKVVDGDQSKRFSWLVLAC, from the exons ATGACCTCTCCTCCCTTTCATTCCAGTAAACAGCTGTCCAAAACATGGCTAAACCGTACTTTCTTAGTCATCTACTCCGCCGCGGTTTCTGTTCTTCTCTTCCGTCACATCCGTAACCTTATCTACTCTAGCCCAACGTTTATATCGTTCACTCTTTTGGTAGCAGATTTTGTGTTAGCTTTCTTGTGGCTAACAGCCCAAAGTTTTCACTGGAATCCAATAGAACGCAAGGTTTATCCCGAAAACTTGAAACAAGTGATACCGGAAAGCGAGTATCCGGATTTAGATGTTGTGATATGCACGGCCGATCCAACAAAGGAGCCACCCGTCGGCGTGGTGAACACGGCCTTGTCTGTTTTGGCCTATGATTACCCAACGGATAAGCTTTCGGTGTATATTTCGGATGACGGTGGATCAGATATGACACTGTATGCGTTCATAGAGTGTGCCAAGTTTGCCAAGTATTGGATACCGTATTGCAAAAAACATAATATTGTGGACAGGGCGCCTCAAGTGTATTTTGGAAGTGATCATCATGCTAATTACTTTCCTGAAACAGATGAGATTCAG GCGATGTATGAAAGTATGAGATCAAGGGTGGAGACGGTGGTCCAAAATGGCTGCGTCTGCTTGGATCAAGTGATGGAATCGGAATTCCATGATGCTTTCGGCCAATGGACACCGGATTTCACAAGACGACATCATCCCACGGTCATCCAG ACTATATTAGACAACACTGTAGACAAAGATATCCGAGGTCGTGCCATGCCGAATCTAATTTATGTTTCTCGAGAGAAGAAACTCGATAAACCTCATAACTTTAAAGCCGGGGCCCTTAATGTCATG gTCCGCGTGTCGGGATTAATGACAAATGCACCGATAGTCCTGGTTTTAGATTGTGATATGTACTCAAACGATCCTGAAACACCTCTCCGTGTATTATGCTACTTCCTGGACCCAAATGTTGATCCGAAACTTGCATTTGTTCAATTCCCTCAAAGATTCAGTGGTATCAATAAGAGTGATATTTATGCTTCCGAATTCATGCCCGAAACACAAATTTTAAGTCTAGGCATGGATGGGTTGTTAGGCGCTCAGTTCATGGGCACTGGGGGCTTTTTCAAACGACACGTTATTAATGACGTCGGATCACCTAAGCAAATAAAGACCAAAGAGGATGTCCTTAATTGGGCCCATGAAGGAGCAAGTTGCAACTATGAGGAGAATACCCAATGGGGTTCTAAG ATTGGATTTCGATATGGGACCTTGACCGAGGATACTTACACAAGCTTTCGACTACATTGCGAAGGATGGAAATCGGTCCTCTGCAATCCAAGTCGTGATGCGTTTCTTGGAGGTTCACCCTCCAACTTGAATGATGCGCTGACCCAAATCAAAAGATGGTACATGGGATTCCTAGAAATATTCTTTAACAAATATTGCCCCCTGACATATGGCACTCGGTCGATGCATCCTCTTCAAGCTTTATGTTACACACACTACACACTCCGTTCGTTTTGGTCGATTCCGGTCATTATTTATGCATTCTTACCTCAAATCTCACTCATCAACTCCTTCCCACTTTTCACAAAG GTTACAGAGGATGGGTATATGCTGTATGCATTTCTATTTCTTGGAGCTTACTGCAaggattttcttgattttgtggTGTTTGGTGGAGGGCCCGTACAAAGGTGGTGGAGCGTCCAAAGAATGTGGTGGTTGTGGGGGCTGTCGAGCTACCCATTTGCATTGCTCGAGTGGTCCCTCAAATCGGTTGGCTTGTCGAcgtttgggttcaatgttacaaGCAAAGTGGTGGATGGAGACCAAAGCAAAAG ATTTTCGTGGCTGGTTTTGGCGTGTTAA
- the LOC122611151 gene encoding cellulose synthase-like protein G3, with the protein MTAPPFHSSKRLSKTWLNRIFLVIYSAAVSLLLLRHIRNLIHSPTLISFTLFVADFVLTILWLTAQCCHWNPIERQVYPENLEQVIPEGEYPDLDVVICTADPTKEPPVGVVNTALSVLAYDYPTDKLSVYISDDGGSDMTLYAFIECAKFAKYWIPYCKKHNIVDRAPQVYFGSDHHAYFPETDEIKEMYENMKSRVEMVVQSGGVTFDQVVESGFQDAFSKWTPNSSRQHHPTVIQTVLDKCMDKDIEGNVIPNLIYVSREKSIDKHHNFKAGALNVMLRVSGMMTGAPIILILDCDTYSNDPTTPIRALCHFLDPQVDPKLAFVQFPQRFKGVNKNDIYASEFWLETQIYSLGMDGLLGAQFMGTGGFIRRNVISDGSSSDFNTTKSEYDTLLVNQAASCDFEDNTKWGSEIGFRYGTLTEDTYTSFRLHCEGWKSVLCNPKRPAFLGGAPSNLNDSLTQIQRWYLGFLEIQFNKYNPITYGIRSMNPLQALCYAHHTLRTSWLIPIYIYAFLPQVSLINSFPIFTSKVSEDGLLLYAFLFLGAYGKECIDLVVFGGSSIQKWWNYQRMWLMWGVSSHPFALLEWSLKSFGLSSFGFNVTSKVVEEEQKKRYEQGVFEFGVESTLFLPISIASVINLLSLVKGVIDVSMSGRWEEFFMQIFIAWFVVVSSWPIYEAMVLRRDGGRMPLKITLASIATAMAICLLSTLVF; encoded by the exons ATGACCGCCCCTCCCTTTCATTCCAGTAAACGGTTGTCCAAAACATGGCTAAACCGTATTTTCTTAGTCATCTACTCCGCCGCGGTTTCACTTCTCCTCCTCCGACACATCCGTAACCTTATCCACTCTCCAACATTAATCTCGTTCACTCTTTTTGTAGCCGATTTTGTGTTAACTATCTTATGGCTAACAGCCCAATGTTGTCACTGGAATCCAATCGAACGCCAGGTTTATCCCGAAAACTTGGAACAAGTGATACCGGAAGGCGAGTATCCGGATTTAGATGTTGTGATATGCACGGCCGATCCAACAAAGGAGCCACCCGTTGGCGTGGTGAACACGGCCTTGTCTGTTTTGGCCTATGATTACCCAACGGATAAGCTTTCGGTGTATATTTCGGATGACGGTGGGTCGGATATGACACTGTATGCGTTCATAGAGTGTGCCAAGTTTGCCAAGTATTGGATACCGTATTGCAAAAAACATAACATTGTGGACAGGGCGCCTCAAGTGTACTTTGGAAGTGATCATCATGCTTACTTTCCTGAAACAGACGAGATTAAG GAAATGTACGAAAACATGAAATCAAGGGTGGAGATGGTGGTGCAGAGTGGGGGTGTTACTTTTGATCAAGTGGTGGAATCAGGATTCCAGGATGCTTTTAGCAAATGGACGCCTAATTCCAGTCGTCAACATCATCCCACTGTCATCCAG ACTGTATTAGACAAATGCATGGACAAAGACATCGAAGGCAATGTCATACCAAATCTCATCTATGTATCTCGTGAGAAAAGCATTGATAAACACCATAACTTTAAGGCCGGGGCACTTAACGTCAtg CTTCGAGTGTCTGGCATGATGACCGGCGCCCCAATCATCCTAATCCTAGATTGTGACACATACTCAAACGATCCAACAACACCAATCCGTGCTTTATGCCACTTCTTGGATCCACAAGTTGATCCGAAACTTGCATTTGTCCAATTTCCTCAAAGATTTAAAGGAGTCAataaaaatgacatatatgCCTCTGAGTTCTGGCTTGAGACACAAATCTATAGTCTTGGAATGGATGGCTTATTAGGTGCTCAGTTTATGGGAACCGGAGGCTTTATTAGACGGAATGTAATTAGTGATGGTTCATCTTCTGATTTCAACACTACTAAGAGTGAATATGACACACTTTTGGTTAATCAAGCAGCAAGTTGCGACTTCGAGGATAATACGAAATGGGGTTCCGAG ATTGGATTTCGATATGGCACCTTGACGGAGGACACTTACACAAGTTTCCGCTTGCATTGTGAAGGTTGGAAGTCGGTTCTTTGCAATCCTAAACGTCCGGCATTTCTAGGGGGCGCACCATCAAACTTAAATGATTCCTTAACCCAAATCCAACGATGGTATTTGGGATTTCTTGAAATACAATTTAACAAATATAACCCGATAACATATGGCATTCGGTCAATGAATCCACTTCAAGCTTTGTGTTACGCACACCACACTCTTCGAACATCTTGGTTGATTCCAATCTATATCTACGCGTTCTTGCCCCAAGTTTCACTCATAAACTCCTTCCCAATATTCACCTCCAAG GTTTCTGAAGATGGGTTACTGCTGTATgcatttttgtttcttggagcATATGGAAAAGAATGTATTGATCTTGTGGTGTTCGGTGGTTCATCTATACAAAAGTGGTGGAACTACCAAAGAATGTGGCTCATGTGGGGGGTGTCTAGCCATCCATTTGCATTGCTCGAGTGGTCGCTTAAATCCTTTGGCTTATCTTCATTTGGGTTCAACGTTACAAGCAAAGTGGTGGAAgaagaacaaaagaaaaggtACGAACAAGGGGTGTTTGAATTTGGAGTTGAATCCACTCTATTTTTGCCAATTTCAATAGCATCGGTGATCAACTTACTGTCGTTAGTGAAAGGAGTTATTGATGTTTCTATGAGCGGGAGATGGGAAGAGTTTTTTATGCAAATATTCATAGCATGGTTTGTAGTGGTGAGTAGTTGGCCGATTTACGAAGCCATGGTTTTAAGGAGAGATGGAGGGAGGATGCCATTGAAGATTACCTTAGCATCAATAGCGACTGCAATGGCGATTTGCTTGCTATCCACtcttgttttttga